One Dermacentor albipictus isolate Rhodes 1998 colony unplaced genomic scaffold, USDA_Dalb.pri_finalv2 scaffold_27, whole genome shotgun sequence genomic window carries:
- the LOC139052610 gene encoding uncharacterized protein → MQPLQNPFLFVVQVGKHPSLHAKRSSNICLLLFPGPLVILCDFFECLYVAKLLMLAGDVEQNPGPQKEILDAIAALSAKSDARHTEVIGMLSEVRANQQKLEEKVSSLASRLATVESLVESYEANQNVDLPRVVDEAVRDQTAAITSRLDELEDRSRRDNLIFYGIPDVPAENWSESEIKIRNCLTSLLQITLIDEAISRAHRLGSYAVNKHWPIIVKFSSSKLKQKVFTERKKFKGSGISVSEDFCRATRLSQKKLIEFGKASGQKYVLRLNRLQIDKKTYVYCPVTDRVCEIHTNELRSTNSVPNAPSDGPSNSQT, encoded by the coding sequence atgcaacCGCTTCAAAACCCGTTCTTGTTTGTTGTACAGGTTGGTAAACACCCGTCGTTGCACGCTAAGCGATCCAGTAATATCTGTCTGCTGCTCTTCCCAGGCCCACTGGTGATTCTTTGTGATTTTTTTGAGTGTCTATATGTCGCCAAATTGCTTATGTTAGCTGGGGATGTGGAACAGAACCCTGGTCCTCAAAAGGAGATTCTAGACGCCATTGCGGCCTTGTCGGCTAAAAGTGACGCACGCCATACCGAGGTAATAGGGATGCTATCAGAGGTCCGAGCTAATCAGCAGAAACTTGAGGAAAAAGTTTCCAGCTTAGCCAGTAGGCTCGCAACAGTTGAATCCCTGGTGGAATCATATGAAGCAAATCAGAATGTTGATCTACCGAGAGTAGTCGATGAAGCTGTGCGAGACCAAACTGCAGCAATAACTTCTCGGTTGGACGAGCTGGAAGACCGCTCTCGCCGTGACAACCTTATATTCTACGGGATTCCTGACGTCCCAGCTGAGAACTGGTCCGAATCAGAAATTAAAATTCGAAACTGCCTTACTAGTTTACTACAGATAACTTTAATAGACGAAGCCATTTCCCGCGCCCACAGGCTGGGTTCCTATGCAGTAAATAAACACTGGCCTATAATCGTAAAATTCTCATCCTCAAAACTTAAGCAAAAGGTTTTCACTGAGCGAAAAAAATTCAAAGGTTCTGGCATTTCTGTTAGCGAAGACTTCTGCCGCGCCACACGCTTGTCACAGAAAAAATTGATTGAATTCGGAAAGGCTAGCGGACAGAAATATGTGCTACGGCTCAACCGTCTACAAATCGACAAAAAAACTTATGTTTACTGTCCGGTAACTGATCGTGTGTGTGAAATCCACACAAACGAGCTTCGTTCAACAAATTCTGTCCCAAATGCACCTTCTGATGGCCCTAGCAATTCGCAAACATAG